The DNA window GGTTAGTGTGTACTCGATGATAATACTTCCATCCGGTTGTACTTGACCATATGTATTAGATAGACGAATCAACGTGGAGAAAAGTGCTCCTTTTTTGCCATGTAACATTAAGTCTCTAAACCGAGTTTGATTCTTTATATAAACTAGTTGAATAAATTTTGTCCATTCTACCATTAGCTCTGTTGATTCCATTAAAAAATTCTCTAGTTTGCTTCGGTGAAGCGATAATAATTGGGTAGATTCTAACGTAATAGCAGAAAAGGAGTGGTATACAATATCACAAAAAACAGCAGTTTCACCAATGTAATCATTTGGTCCGACTACTCGAAGTGTTAAAAGTTTACCGCTTTCTGTGTCTTTATTAATACCTACAGATCCAGAGACGATGAAATAAATCTCTTCAGAGCGCTCACCCTCTTGAAAAACGGGTCGATCTTTTTCTAATTTTATTATGGAACCATATTGTTTAAATAGAGAATAAATACCTGTTGTATCAGAAATATACTCGCTCATTAATAACACAACCTTTCCGTGTATATAACAATCATAGCATATAAACCTAACGTCTTTAGGAAAAATCACTTTTCTTTACAAATAATAAGAGAAGATATTATAATTACATTAGTCAAAAAAGGTCAAACTATTTTGGGGGAGATGTTTGGTTATGCAAATGAATCAACAAGATCAAAAAAGTCCTTTAGAAACGTACGGTCGTAATCTAATTACTGCAGTGAGAGAAGGAAAGATGGATCCCGTTATCGGTCGTGATCAAGAGATTCGAGATGTTATTCGGATTTTGTCTAGAAAAACAAAAAATAATCCGGTTTTAATTGGAGAACCTGGTGTAGGGAAAACAGCCATTGTAGAAGGATTAGCACAACGTATTGTCCGAAAAGATGTACCGGAGGGCTTGAAAGAGAAAGAAATATTTGAATTAGATATGAGCTCCCTCATTGCAGGGGCGAAATATCGAGGAGAATTTGAAGAACGATTACAAGCGGTATTGAAGCAAGTAAAAGAGAGCGAAGGACAGATTATCTTATTTATCGATGAAATCCATACAATTGTAGGAGCTGGAAAATCAGACGGTGCCATGGATGCTGGTAATATGTTAAAACCGATGCTAGCTCGAGGAGAATTACATTGTATTGGTGCAACGACATTAGATGAATATCGTATGTATATTGAAAAGGATCCTGCGTTAGAGAGAAGATTTCAACAAGTACTCGTACGAGAGCCATCTGTTGAAGATACAGTTTCTATTTTACGCGGGTTGAAAGAAAGATTTGAATTGCATCATGGTGTACGTATACATGATAGAGCGATTGTCGCTGCAGCGCAGCTTTCTAATCGTTATATGACAGAACGCTTTCTTCCAGACAAGGCAATTGATTTAGTAGACGAGGCATGTGCAATGATTCGAACAGAAATAGATTCCATGCCGCAGGAGTTAGACGAAGTTACGAGAAAAATGATGCAGCTGCAAATAGAAGAACAAGCGTTAATAAAAGAAAAAGATGCTGCTAGTCAAAAAAGATTAGAACAATTACGTCAAGACTTAGCAGAACTAGAGCAATCAACCAGTGAAATGAGAAACAAATGGGGGCAGGAAAAAGAAGCGATTCAAGTAATTCAGCAAAAAAGAGAAGAGTTGGATCGATATCGTAGAGAATTGGAGGAAGCTGAAAATAAGTACGATTTAAATAAAGCAGCAGAACTTCGTCATGGAAAGATACCTACGCTAGAAAAAGAATTACTAGTCTATGAGCAAGAAGTAAACAATGATACAGACACGCGCTTACTACGAGAAGAAGTAACTGTCGATGAAATTGCTTCGATTATTTCAAGATGGACTGGCATCCCAGTCACAAAACTTGTCGAAGGCGAAAGAGAAAAACTTTTGCGATTAAAAGAAACGCTTGGAGAACGAGTAGTTGGACAGGATCAAGCGGTTCAATTAGTGACGGAAGCTGTTTGGAGAGCTAGAGCAGGTATAAAAGATCCACAAAAACCGATTGGATCCTTCCTATTTTTAGGACCTACTGGTGTTGGAAAAACAGAACTTGCCAAATCATTGGCTGCCAACTTATTTGATTCGGAAGAGCATTTTATTCGTATCGACATGTCAGAGTATATGGAAAAACATAGTGTATCGCGACTAGTAGGCGCTCCTCCTGGCTATATTGGATATGAAGAAGGTGGTCAGCTGACGGAAGCGGTACGCAGAAATCCTTATTCCGTTGTTTTATTAGATGAAATTGAAAAAGCTCACCCTGATGTTGCGAATATTTTATTGCAATTAATGGATGATGGACGAATTACGGATAGCCAAGGAAGGATCGTTAATTTCACAAATACAGTTGTCATCTTAACATCTAATATTGGTTCGCAATATCTTGGAAATACGACTGGTAAAGTAGGGGAAGAGGAAGAGACTCTTGTCATGTCTGCACTTCGAGCGCACTTTAAGCCCGAGCTTTTAAATCGTATGGATGACATCATTATGTTCCATTCATTGACGACACAACATTTTGAAAAAATCGCAGAGAAATATGTGAAGCAGCTACAAAAAAGATTGCAAGAACAAGAAGTTACATTGGAAGTGCAAGATAATGTCTTTAAGTGGATTGTAAATGAAGGAACGGATGCAGCATATGGTGCAAGACCTTTAAGACGATTCATCCAACGTAATCTAGAAACCGCTGTAGCTAAACTGCTAATTGGTGGAAATGTTCTTCCAGGAGGCACTATTGGAGCGAGTGTAGAAGATGGACAATTGATTGTAAAATAACTATCTATGTTACTCGCAATATTAGGAAGCATATTCGCAAGATAGGTTGGATTTTTCGCAACATTATGAGGAATACTAGCAATATTTAAGCTATGCGCAATATAACGAGCGTTACTCGCAACATTTCGAAGCATATTCGCAAGATAGAGTGGATTACTCGCAATATAATGTGGAATCCTCACATTTCAAAATAAAAACAGCTCCCAACAAGGGGGGAGCTGTTTTTTAGTGATGTTCTGAAGCTACTGGGTCGTTTGGAATAATTGCAGAGATAATAAAAATCATAATTGCAACTGGAACTGACATGATTAATCCATTAACCACTTCAAATGGTACGTTCTGTACAGAGCTTACTACGTAATTTAACATTGAAACTAAAATAACTGACCATATTAACGTCATAATATATTTCATTTGTTTTCACCTCATATTGAATTTACCTATATGTATCATCATACCATACGGAGCTTCTTTTCAAAAGAATATTTAATACATCTAACTATGTTGTTGAAAAATGTTCATATATTCGTTATTATTAATACCAGGTACTAATAATAGATTATAAGAAAAGAGGAACTTTCATGAATGCAGGAATAATCGGTTTAGGTTCATATGCACCTGATCAAATTTTGACAAATGAAGACCTTGAAAAAAAAATAGATACATCTGATGAATGGATTCGAACTAGAACTGGTATAGAAGAAAGAAGAATTGCCGCACCAGAAGAAAATACTTCTCATATGGCGTTTAAAGCAGCACAAGAAGCGATTAAGGATGCAGGAATAAATCCAGAACAAATTGGTTTAATTTTAGTAGCAACTGTTACACCCGATAATCCTTTCCCAAGTGTAGCAACGATGTTACAAGAACAACTAGGAGCGTCAAACGCTGCAGCAATGGACGTATCAGCTGCATGTGCAGGATTTATGTATGGAATAGTTACTGCAAAGCAATTCGTTGAAACCGATACGTATTCTCATGTACTAGTAGTAGGCGTAGAAAAGCTCTCTAAAATAACAAACTGGGAAGATCGCAATACAGCCGTGCTATTTGGTGATGGAGCGGGTGCTGTAATCGTTAGTAAAGTATCCGAGGGACGTGGTATATTATCGTTCGAGCTTGGTGCAAACGGAAGCGGCGGTAAGTATTTACAGCAAGATGGTCCATATCTAACGATGAATGGCAGAGAAGTTTTTAAGTTTGCTGTTAGACAAATGGGAGAGTCTGCGGTTAATGTAATAGAGAAAGCTGGATTAAATAAAGAAGATGTAGATATGTTAATCCCGCATCAAGCAAATATTCGAATAATGGAAGCAGCGAGAGAGAGACTAGAGCTACCAATAGAAAAAATGTCTAAGACAATTCATAAATACGGAAACACTTCTTCTGCTTCTATTCCACTTTCTTTAAAGGAAGAAGTAATGAATGGTAAAGTGAATGACGATGACGTTATTGTGATGGTTGGATTCGGTGGAGGATTAACATGGGGTGCAATTGCGTTAAAATGGGGAAGATAATTTATAAATACGAAGGGATGAATATAAATGACAAAACGTAGAGTTGTGGTTACTGGAGTTGGAGCTATTACACCACTTGGTAACGATATCGAAACAACATGGGCTGGTATTAAAGAAGGAAAATCTGGAGTAGGCATGCTGACACGACTAGATGCTAGTCAATTTGCAGCAAAAGTTGCGGCAGAAGTCAAAGATTTTGATATTGAAAAATATATTGAAAAAAAAGATGCTCGTAAGATGGACCGTTTTACACATTATGCACTAGCTGCATCTATCATGGCCGTGGAAGATGCTAACTTAACTATTACGGAAGAACTTGGGCTTCGAACGGGTGTATGGATCGGTTCTGGTATTGGTGGGATGGAGACGTATGAAGCGCAATTCCGAATCTTTTTAGAAAAGGGTGCTCGTCGAGTTAGTCCATTTTTTGTACCAATGATGATTCCTGATATGGCTGCTGGCCAAGTGTCTATTCATTTTGGAGCAAAAGCAATTAACTCATGTACGGTTACGGCTTGTGCATCTGGTACTAACTCCATTGGGGATGCATTTAAAGTGATTGAGCGCGGAGATGCTGATGTAATGATCACAGGTGGAGCTGAATCACCTATCACACATATGTCAGTAGCTGGATTCTGTTCAAACACTGCATTAACTTTAAATACAGATCCTCAAAAAGCATCAAGACCGTTTGATGCAAATCGTGATGGGTTTGTTATTGGAGAAGGTGCAGGAATTCTTATATTAGAGGAATATGAACATGCAGTAGCCCGCGGAGCAAAAATCTATGCGGAAATCGTTGGATATGGTTCCACTGGTGATGCACATCATATTACTGCTCCAGCTCCTGAAGGGGAAGGTGCAGCTCGTGCGATGCAACAAGCAATTGAAGATGCAGGTATCAGTCCGGAACAAGTAGACTATATTAATGCACATGGTACAAGTACCCCATACAATGACCAATTTGAAACATTGGCAGTGAAAACTGTTTTTGCAGAACACGCATATAATTTGGCAATGAGCTCTACTAAATCAATGACGGGACATTTACTTGGTGCAGCTGGGGGAATTGAAGCTATTTTTAGTGTTCTAGCGTTGAAAGAAGGTATTTTACCTCCAACAATCAATTTAGAAAATCCTGACCCGATTTGTGATTTAGATTATGTACCGAATATTGCTAGAAAAGCTGATATTCAATATTCAATGAGCAATTCATTAGGATTTGGTGGGCATAACGCGAGTATCTTGTTTAAGAAAATTTAACTAAATTTTATAAAAGCATTTCCAATTTAAAAATTGGAAATGCTTTTTTTTGTTGCATGTAAATTTAGTCAATTAAAATACTATTATATTATCGATTTAAAGCACTAAATGATATTTTATTGATGTGAAACTTCAAAAAATGATGCTTTTTTTGTGTTATTAATTAATTTTTTGAACAATGTAAAGATTAATAAAACTGTTGGTATTATTGACCTTATTATGATTTTTCAATTTTCGGAATAGAGTAAATAAAAGGAAAAGATAGAAAATTTGTATTGCGATTGTAACAATACTGTAATAGACTTTACAAATAAGATAGTTAAAAAACAGAAAAGTGTAAATATTGAATTAGTTAAATATTTTCTGAATGTAAAGAGGCTAGCGATTGATTCTTGAAAGGAGTTCATTACTTTGAACATCACTGACCAACTACTAACCATAAAAGATTTACATACTGGCTTTCGTATCAAGGATACATATTTTGATGCAGTAGATGGTGTATCCATCAATTTAAAGAAAAATGAAATTCTAGCTATTGTTGGTGAGTCTGGTTGCGGCAAGTCTACATTAGCGACTTCTATTATTGGGCTTCACGATCATAATAGGACCCGTGTAGAAGGAGAAATTATCTACGATGGAAAAAATCTTGCGAAGCTGGATGAAGAAAAGTTTAACAAAGTACGTGGGGAAGAAATCGGAATGATCTTCCAAGATCCTTTGTCTGCTTTGAATCCACTTATGCGTATTGGTGAACAAATTGAAGAGTCATTAATATTCCATACCAAGATGTCTAAAAGTGAAAGGGAAAAGCGTGTAATAGAATTATTAAATCAAGTTGGAATACCTAATCCAATGCGCGTTAAAAAGCAATTTCCTCATCAGTTGTCAGGTGGTATGCGCCAACGTGTTATTATTGCCATTGCCATTTCCTGTAAACCGAATATAATCATTGCAGATGAACCGACTACTGCACTGGATGTAACAATCCAAGCCCAAATTTTAGACTTACTTAATGATTTACAAGCTGAAACAGGTGCAGGGATAATTCTTATCACACATGATTTAGGCGTTGTAGCGGAAGTAGCTGACCGAGTAGCAGTTATGTACGCTGGTCAAATTATTGAGGAAGCGCCAGTAGAAGAATTATTCTCGAATCCAAAACATCCATATACAAGATCATTATTTAATTCTATCCCACAAATGAATAGCGAAAATGAAAAATTACAAGTAATTCAAGGAATTGTACCTTCTCTCGTGAAATTACCACGAACAGGATGCCGTTTCTCAGCACGTATTCCATGGATACCAAATATTGCACATGAAGAAAATCCGATACTTCACGAAATATCTCCAGGTCATTTAGTTAGATGCACCTGCTGGCAGCACTTTCACTTGGAAAGTGAAGAAGGAGGAAATGCACTATGAGCTTTATGCAAATCAAAGATTTACACGTCCATTACCCTATTCGCGGAGGATTTTTCAATACTGTCGTCGACAAAGTATATGCAGTTGATGGAATTAGTCTAGATATAGAAAAAGGGAAGACTTATGGTTTGGTTGGAGAATCTGGATGTGGAAAATCTACAACTGGTAAATCTATTATTGGATTAGAAAAAATTACGTCTGGAGAAATCATTTATGAAGGAGAGAATGTGACGCATAAACGTCGTAGTAACAATTCCTCTTATAATCGTGATATCCAAATGATTTTCCAAGATGCTCATTCTAGTCTGAATCCTAGGAAACGAGTTCAAGATATTATTGCAGAGCCAATTAGAAACTTTTTGAAACTAACACTAGATGAGGAAAAACGTAAAATTAATGAGTTGTTGGCGATTGTTGGGATGAACGAGGATGCAAAATTAAAATACCCTCACGAGTTCTCTGGAGGTCAGAAACAACGTATTGGTATTGCACGTGCAATTGCAACCAATCCCAAATTAATTATTGCTGACGAGCCAGTTTCTGCACTAGATTTATCCGTTCAAGCACAAGTATTGAACTTTTTGAAAGATATTCAAAATGAGTTTGGTCTTAGTTATTTATTTATTTCACATGATCTGGGTGTAGTTAAACATATGTGTGACCAAATTTCAATAATGTATAAAGGACGATTCGTAGAAGTTGGTAATCGTCATGATATTTACAACAACCCACAACACATATACACAAAGCGCTTATTATCCGCTATACCTGATGTAAATCCGCTTGGTCGGGAAGCTCGAAAAAGAGAACGCATTGAAGTGGAACAAAACTATCTTGTAGATCATAAGAGGTATTTTGATGAGAATGGACGAGTATTTAATTTAAACACGATTACTGATACACATCAAGTAGCGGTGGCCGCTATAAAAAAGGAGGCCATCTAATATGTGGAAAACGATTTTAAGACGAGTATTAGCAATGATTCCACAATTATTTGTTTTAAGTTTGCTTATCTTTATCATGGCTAAGTTTATGCCTGGGGATCCATTTACAGGATTAAT is part of the Psychrobacillus sp. FSL H8-0483 genome and encodes:
- a CDS encoding Crp/Fnr family transcriptional regulator translates to MSEYISDTTGIYSLFKQYGSIIKLEKDRPVFQEGERSEEIYFIVSGSVGINKDTESGKLLTLRVVGPNDYIGETAVFCDIVYHSFSAITLESTQLLSLHRSKLENFLMESTELMVEWTKFIQLVYIKNQTRFRDLMLHGKKGALFSTLIRLSNTYGQVQPDGSIIIEYTLTNQKLANLCAMSREVVNRMLNDIKSEGIVSFQKGIITIHDIEFLKRENECENCPLSICRID
- a CDS encoding AAA family ATPase, with product MQMNQQDQKSPLETYGRNLITAVREGKMDPVIGRDQEIRDVIRILSRKTKNNPVLIGEPGVGKTAIVEGLAQRIVRKDVPEGLKEKEIFELDMSSLIAGAKYRGEFEERLQAVLKQVKESEGQIILFIDEIHTIVGAGKSDGAMDAGNMLKPMLARGELHCIGATTLDEYRMYIEKDPALERRFQQVLVREPSVEDTVSILRGLKERFELHHGVRIHDRAIVAAAQLSNRYMTERFLPDKAIDLVDEACAMIRTEIDSMPQELDEVTRKMMQLQIEEQALIKEKDAASQKRLEQLRQDLAELEQSTSEMRNKWGQEKEAIQVIQQKREELDRYRRELEEAENKYDLNKAAELRHGKIPTLEKELLVYEQEVNNDTDTRLLREEVTVDEIASIISRWTGIPVTKLVEGEREKLLRLKETLGERVVGQDQAVQLVTEAVWRARAGIKDPQKPIGSFLFLGPTGVGKTELAKSLAANLFDSEEHFIRIDMSEYMEKHSVSRLVGAPPGYIGYEEGGQLTEAVRRNPYSVVLLDEIEKAHPDVANILLQLMDDGRITDSQGRIVNFTNTVVILTSNIGSQYLGNTTGKVGEEEETLVMSALRAHFKPELLNRMDDIIMFHSLTTQHFEKIAEKYVKQLQKRLQEQEVTLEVQDNVFKWIVNEGTDAAYGARPLRRFIQRNLETAVAKLLIGGNVLPGGTIGASVEDGQLIVK
- a CDS encoding YjzD family protein, producing MKYIMTLIWSVILVSMLNYVVSSVQNVPFEVVNGLIMSVPVAIMIFIISAIIPNDPVASEHH
- a CDS encoding beta-ketoacyl-ACP synthase III encodes the protein MNAGIIGLGSYAPDQILTNEDLEKKIDTSDEWIRTRTGIEERRIAAPEENTSHMAFKAAQEAIKDAGINPEQIGLILVATVTPDNPFPSVATMLQEQLGASNAAAMDVSAACAGFMYGIVTAKQFVETDTYSHVLVVGVEKLSKITNWEDRNTAVLFGDGAGAVIVSKVSEGRGILSFELGANGSGGKYLQQDGPYLTMNGREVFKFAVRQMGESAVNVIEKAGLNKEDVDMLIPHQANIRIMEAARERLELPIEKMSKTIHKYGNTSSASIPLSLKEEVMNGKVNDDDVIVMVGFGGGLTWGAIALKWGR
- the fabF gene encoding beta-ketoacyl-ACP synthase II, yielding MTKRRVVVTGVGAITPLGNDIETTWAGIKEGKSGVGMLTRLDASQFAAKVAAEVKDFDIEKYIEKKDARKMDRFTHYALAASIMAVEDANLTITEELGLRTGVWIGSGIGGMETYEAQFRIFLEKGARRVSPFFVPMMIPDMAAGQVSIHFGAKAINSCTVTACASGTNSIGDAFKVIERGDADVMITGGAESPITHMSVAGFCSNTALTLNTDPQKASRPFDANRDGFVIGEGAGILILEEYEHAVARGAKIYAEIVGYGSTGDAHHITAPAPEGEGAARAMQQAIEDAGISPEQVDYINAHGTSTPYNDQFETLAVKTVFAEHAYNLAMSSTKSMTGHLLGAAGGIEAIFSVLALKEGILPPTINLENPDPICDLDYVPNIARKADIQYSMSNSLGFGGHNASILFKKI
- a CDS encoding ABC transporter ATP-binding protein; amino-acid sequence: MNITDQLLTIKDLHTGFRIKDTYFDAVDGVSINLKKNEILAIVGESGCGKSTLATSIIGLHDHNRTRVEGEIIYDGKNLAKLDEEKFNKVRGEEIGMIFQDPLSALNPLMRIGEQIEESLIFHTKMSKSEREKRVIELLNQVGIPNPMRVKKQFPHQLSGGMRQRVIIAIAISCKPNIIIADEPTTALDVTIQAQILDLLNDLQAETGAGIILITHDLGVVAEVADRVAVMYAGQIIEEAPVEELFSNPKHPYTRSLFNSIPQMNSENEKLQVIQGIVPSLVKLPRTGCRFSARIPWIPNIAHEENPILHEISPGHLVRCTCWQHFHLESEEGGNAL
- a CDS encoding ATP-binding cassette domain-containing protein: MSFMQIKDLHVHYPIRGGFFNTVVDKVYAVDGISLDIEKGKTYGLVGESGCGKSTTGKSIIGLEKITSGEIIYEGENVTHKRRSNNSSYNRDIQMIFQDAHSSLNPRKRVQDIIAEPIRNFLKLTLDEEKRKINELLAIVGMNEDAKLKYPHEFSGGQKQRIGIARAIATNPKLIIADEPVSALDLSVQAQVLNFLKDIQNEFGLSYLFISHDLGVVKHMCDQISIMYKGRFVEVGNRHDIYNNPQHIYTKRLLSAIPDVNPLGREARKRERIEVEQNYLVDHKRYFDENGRVFNLNTITDTHQVAVAAIKKEAI